The Temnothorax longispinosus isolate EJ_2023e chromosome 7, Tlon_JGU_v1, whole genome shotgun sequence genome contains a region encoding:
- the Ple gene encoding tyrosine hydroxylase ple isoform X2 yields MAVAAAQKNREMFAIKKSYSIENGYPARRRSLVDDARFETLVVKQTKQSVLEEARQRANDSGLTEEEIVLAKSIAESTESEQGVQKAALVLRLREGIGALGRILKTIENFKGTITHVESRPSKKEGLQFEVLVKINMNRQNLLQLIRNLRQSSALDGVTLLADNSVSIKDPWFPRHAADLDNCNHLMTKYEPDLDMNHPGFADKEYRARRKVIAEIAFAYKYGDPIPCIPYTETENETWSCVFNTVLDLVPKHACVEYQRVFKILQEERIFESHRIPQLQEVSDFLKKSTGFTLRPAAGLLTARDFLSSLAFRVFQSTQYVRHINSPYHTPEPDCIHELLGHMPLLADPGFAQFSQEIGLASLGASDEEIEKLSTIYWFTIEFGLCKEGPEVKAYGAGLLSAYGELLHALSDKCEHRAFDPSITALQKYQDQEYQPIYYVAESFEDAKEKFRRWVATMSRPFEVRFNPHTQRIEVLDSVDRLEGLMSQLNTEMTHLTNAVNKMKARHFA; encoded by the exons aaCGGGTATCCAGCGCGACGACGTTCTCTTGTAGACGATGCCCGTTTTGAGACGCTGGTCGTCAAACAGACGAAGCAAAGCGTACTCGAGGAAGCTCGACAGCGAGCTAATG ATTCTGGACTAACCGAGGAGGAAATAGTGCTCGCGAAAAGTATAGCCGAATCTACGGAAAGCGAGCAAGGCGTGCAGAAAGCGGCGCTGGTATTAAGATTGCGAGAGGGCATCGGTGCTCTGGGCAGGATCCTGAAAACGATCGAAAATTTCAAGGGCACGATCACCCATGTCGAGTCGCGGCCCTCCAAGAAGGAGGGTTTGCAATTTGAGGTCTTGGTTAAGATCAACATGAACAGACAGAATCTGTTGCAACTGATTAGAAATCTACGACAGAGCTCGGCCTTGGACGGCGTGACCCTGCTTGCCGACAATTCCGTCAGCATCAAAGATCCCTGGTTCCCGCGTCACGCTGCCGACCTCGACAATTGCAACCACCTGATGACCAAGTACGAGCCGGATCTCGACATGAATCACCCGGGCTTCGCTGATAAAGAGTATCGCGCTCGTCGCAAGGTCATCGCCGAAATCGCTTTCGCCTACAAGTACGGCGACCCGATACCCTGCATTCCTTACACCGAGACGGAGAACGAGACTTGGTCGTGCGTCTTCAACACCGTCCTGGACCTGGTGCCGAAACACGCGTGCGTGGAATACCAGAGAGTTTTCAAGATACTGCAAGAGGAGAGGATTTTCGAGTCCCACCGTATACCGCAGTTGCAGGAAGTCAGCGATTTCTTGAAGAAGAGCACGGGATTCACTCTTCGACCGGCCGCCGGTCTCTTGACGGCGCGGGACTTCTTGTCCAGTCTTGCCTTCCGAGTATTCCAGAGCACTCAATACGTCCGCCACATCAACAGCCCGTATCACACTCCCGAACC AGACTGCATTCATGAGCTCTTGGGCCATATGCCGCTTCTGGCCGATCCCGGTTTCGCTCAATTTTCGCAAGAAATTGGACTGGCATCTCTCGGTGCTTCGGATGAAGAAATCGAGAAGCTATCAACTATCTATTGGTTCACGATTGAATTCGGTCTCTGTAAGGAAGGTCCCGAAGTTAAAGCTTACGGTGCTGGCTTGCTGTCAGCCTACGGCGAGCTCTTGCACGCATTGAGCGATAAATGCGAACATCGAGCTTTCGACCCATCAATTACCGCTCTCCAGAAGTATCAAGATCAAGAATACCAGCCGATATATTACGTGGCCGAGAGTTTCGAGGATGCCAAGGAGAAATTCCGTCGTTGG GTGGCCACTATGAGCCGGCCATTCGAGGTCAGGTTCAATCCGCATACGCAACGCATCGAAGTCCTCGACAGTGTTGATAGACTGGAGGGCCTGATGTCCCAACTCAATACTGAGATGACCCACCTTACAAATGCTGTCAACAAAATGAAAGCGAGACACTTCGCGTAA
- the LOC139817005 gene encoding uncharacterized protein produces the protein MSNARKACCILIDTVANGLKFILNTNGTEHEKIKARDENDQNKELRIQELYRKVYEEDAKDYGQKYSNKTNFDNGNHKSIRKHKSKKHRTKHCDGKRHRHNRHRNETNDVLPESDAVIVSTINNPQQITIIHEKCEKDNVIIPQNTSPEMRIIPYTMSADKLKNNTDLRKFKTISQKQENVSDDIDTDTEKLQNKQNVDGMVCICVYGHM, from the exons atgtCAA ATGCTCGAAAAGCATGTTGCATCTTAATAGATACTGTTGCAAACggattgaaatttatcttaaatacAAACGGAACTGAACACGAAAAGATTAAAGCGAGAGACGAAAATGATCAAAATAAAGAGCTAAGAATACAAGAACTATATCGAAAAGTATACGAAGAAGATGCAAAGGATTATGGACAAAAATACAGTAACAAGACGAACTTCGACAACGGTAATCATAAATCGATAAG AAAACACAAAAGTAAGAAACATCGCACAAAGCACTGTGATGGGAAACGTCATCGACACAATCGTCATCGAAATGAAACCAACGATGTATTACCGGAATCCGATGCAGTGATAGTATCAACCAT CAACAACCCACAACAGATAACAATAATCCATGAGAAATGCGAAAAAGACAATGTGATAATTCCACAGAATACTTCTCCAGAAATGAGAATCATACCATATACAATGTCGgcggataaattaaaaaataatactgattTGCG aAAATTCAAGACTATATCTCAAAAACAAGAAAACGTAAGCGACGATATCGATACTGATACTGaaaaattacagaataaaCAAAATGTTGATGGTAtggtatgtatatgtgtatatggtCATATGTAA
- the Ple gene encoding tyrosine hydroxylase ple isoform X1, whose amino-acid sequence MAVAAAQKNREMFAIKKSYSIENGYPARRRSLVDDARFETLVVKQTKQSVLEEARQRANDTNVDQTITCTQEQQGQGEYYIDVSSSDDEQIESLVCAAKKEEAKAEASSDSDGKPDDDDDDDSGLTEEEIVLAKSIAESTESEQGVQKAALVLRLREGIGALGRILKTIENFKGTITHVESRPSKKEGLQFEVLVKINMNRQNLLQLIRNLRQSSALDGVTLLADNSVSIKDPWFPRHAADLDNCNHLMTKYEPDLDMNHPGFADKEYRARRKVIAEIAFAYKYGDPIPCIPYTETENETWSCVFNTVLDLVPKHACVEYQRVFKILQEERIFESHRIPQLQEVSDFLKKSTGFTLRPAAGLLTARDFLSSLAFRVFQSTQYVRHINSPYHTPEPDCIHELLGHMPLLADPGFAQFSQEIGLASLGASDEEIEKLSTIYWFTIEFGLCKEGPEVKAYGAGLLSAYGELLHALSDKCEHRAFDPSITALQKYQDQEYQPIYYVAESFEDAKEKFRRWVATMSRPFEVRFNPHTQRIEVLDSVDRLEGLMSQLNTEMTHLTNAVNKMKARHFA is encoded by the exons aaCGGGTATCCAGCGCGACGACGTTCTCTTGTAGACGATGCCCGTTTTGAGACGCTGGTCGTCAAACAGACGAAGCAAAGCGTACTCGAGGAAGCTCGACAGCGAGCTAATG ATACGAACGTGGATCAGACAATTACTTGTACTCAGGAACAACAGGGACAGGGAGAGTATTACATCGATGTTTCATCAAGTGACGACGAACAGATCGAGTCATTAGTTTGCGCAGCAAAGAAAGAAG AAGCGAAAGCGGAGGCTTCATCAGACAGCGATGGAAAACcggatgacgatgacgacgatg ATTCTGGACTAACCGAGGAGGAAATAGTGCTCGCGAAAAGTATAGCCGAATCTACGGAAAGCGAGCAAGGCGTGCAGAAAGCGGCGCTGGTATTAAGATTGCGAGAGGGCATCGGTGCTCTGGGCAGGATCCTGAAAACGATCGAAAATTTCAAGGGCACGATCACCCATGTCGAGTCGCGGCCCTCCAAGAAGGAGGGTTTGCAATTTGAGGTCTTGGTTAAGATCAACATGAACAGACAGAATCTGTTGCAACTGATTAGAAATCTACGACAGAGCTCGGCCTTGGACGGCGTGACCCTGCTTGCCGACAATTCCGTCAGCATCAAAGATCCCTGGTTCCCGCGTCACGCTGCCGACCTCGACAATTGCAACCACCTGATGACCAAGTACGAGCCGGATCTCGACATGAATCACCCGGGCTTCGCTGATAAAGAGTATCGCGCTCGTCGCAAGGTCATCGCCGAAATCGCTTTCGCCTACAAGTACGGCGACCCGATACCCTGCATTCCTTACACCGAGACGGAGAACGAGACTTGGTCGTGCGTCTTCAACACCGTCCTGGACCTGGTGCCGAAACACGCGTGCGTGGAATACCAGAGAGTTTTCAAGATACTGCAAGAGGAGAGGATTTTCGAGTCCCACCGTATACCGCAGTTGCAGGAAGTCAGCGATTTCTTGAAGAAGAGCACGGGATTCACTCTTCGACCGGCCGCCGGTCTCTTGACGGCGCGGGACTTCTTGTCCAGTCTTGCCTTCCGAGTATTCCAGAGCACTCAATACGTCCGCCACATCAACAGCCCGTATCACACTCCCGAACC AGACTGCATTCATGAGCTCTTGGGCCATATGCCGCTTCTGGCCGATCCCGGTTTCGCTCAATTTTCGCAAGAAATTGGACTGGCATCTCTCGGTGCTTCGGATGAAGAAATCGAGAAGCTATCAACTATCTATTGGTTCACGATTGAATTCGGTCTCTGTAAGGAAGGTCCCGAAGTTAAAGCTTACGGTGCTGGCTTGCTGTCAGCCTACGGCGAGCTCTTGCACGCATTGAGCGATAAATGCGAACATCGAGCTTTCGACCCATCAATTACCGCTCTCCAGAAGTATCAAGATCAAGAATACCAGCCGATATATTACGTGGCCGAGAGTTTCGAGGATGCCAAGGAGAAATTCCGTCGTTGG GTGGCCACTATGAGCCGGCCATTCGAGGTCAGGTTCAATCCGCATACGCAACGCATCGAAGTCCTCGACAGTGTTGATAGACTGGAGGGCCTGATGTCCCAACTCAATACTGAGATGACCCACCTTACAAATGCTGTCAACAAAATGAAAGCGAGACACTTCGCGTAA